In Leishmania donovani BPK282A1 complete genome, chromosome 35, the following are encoded in one genomic region:
- a CDS encoding aldose 1-epimerase, putative, which yields MQFGIRVEPYGYDKLVWLETDVLKVGLTNYAASVASIQVYHPADNKWIEVNCGYPKNPEEAYADPDYMGATVGRCAGRVAGGVFTLDRVKYYTQKNRGENTCHCGDDAYHKKHWGMKLIETANVIGVRFNYTSPHMESGFPGEVKNYCTFTIDCSNPNALKTIYDSYITDNSPCDASPINVFSHTSFNLNGIPGQQDGEKNWVQPESVRNHWLRVPASRVAEADRMAIPTGEFLSVEGTGLDFRQGRVIGDCIDDVALLDRDPCGYDHPLAIDGWEKGKLMLHAEAKSPVTNICMKVYSTFPCMWVYTANNKPLPASGGPGQRYARWTGLLVGPQNFSDVANYYPKYPSCIVRRGERQYSETTINEFTIEH from the coding sequence ATGCAGTTCGGCATCAGGGTAGAGCCCTATGGCTACGACAAGCTCGTGTGGCTGGAGACAGACGTTCTCAAAGTGGGCCTCACCAACTatgccgcctccgtcgcctccatCCAGGTGTACCACCCCGCCGATAACAAGTGGATCGAGGTCAACTGCGGCTACCCGAAGAACCCCGAGGAGGCTTACGCCGATCCGGACTACATGGGCGCCACTGtaggccgctgcgccggtcGCGTCGCCGGAGGCGTGTTCACGCTTGACAGGGTCAAGTACTACACGCAGAAGAATCGCGGCGAGAACACGTGCCActgcggcgacgacgcgtaCCACAAGAAGCACTGGGGCATGAAGCTAATCGAGACGGCCAATGTGATCGGCGTCCGCTTCAACTACACCAGCCCGCACATGGAGAGCGGCTTTCCCGGAGAGGTGAAGAACTACTGCACCTTCACCATCGACTGCAGCAACCCCAACGCTCTCAAGACCATCTACGACTCCTACATCACCGACAACAGCCCGTGCGATGCTTCTCCCATCAACGTCTTCAGTCACACCTCCTTCAACCTGAACGGCATCCCCGGCCAGCAGGACGGTGAGAAGAACTGGGTGCAGCCAGAGAGCGTGCGCAACCACTGGCTCCGCGTGCCAGCAAGCCGGGTGGCCGAGGCGGACCGCATGGCCATCCCGACTGGCGAGTTCCTGTCAGTTGAGGGCACCGGGCTCGACTTTCGGCAGGGACGCGTGATTGGCGACTGCATTGacgacgtggcgctgctcgaccGCGACCCGTGCGGCTACGACCACCCCCTCGCCATCGATGGCTGGGAGAAGGGCAAGCTGATGCTGCACGCCGAGGCGAAGAGCCCGGTCACGAACATCTGCATGAAGGTGTACTCGACCTTCCCGTGCATGTGGGTGTACACGGCGAACAacaagccgctgccggcgagcGGCGGCCCGGGCCAGCGCTACGCGCGTTGGACTGGCCTGCTGGTCGGCCCCCAGAACTTCTCTGACGTTGCCAACTACTACCCCAAGTACCCGTCCTGCATTgtgcgccgtggcgagcGCCAGTACTCGGAGACGACGATCAACGAGTTCACGATTGAGCATTAG
- a CDS encoding casein kinase I, putative — MSSTLENCLVQGGRFRVGRRIGGGSFGEIFLGVDTQTGEAVAIKVERSKAVHPQLFSESRYYTLLSQGRGAAYMPTIFGYSSECEFNVMAMELMGFSLEDLHEKCGNRFSLKTTLMLADQILWLIELVHSHSILHRDIKPDNFIMGRGKKAHHVHIIDFGLAKKYRDSQTNMHIPYKEGKSLTGTARYCSINTHLGAEQSRRDDMEGIAYLLIYFLRGSLPWQGLKTATKEQKYGLIAHVKMSTSVESLCKGLPIEFASFLNYSRALRFEDRPDYGYLRSMFRRLFEREGYQEDYVYDWTVRSMYETLTARQRKNAAKRGKKQK, encoded by the coding sequence ATGTCAAGCACACTAGAGAACTGCCTGGTGCAGGGCGGCCGCTTCCGCGTCggccgccgcatcggcggcggctccttCGGCGAGATCTTCCTGGGAGTGGACACCCAAACCGGTGAAGCGGTGGCCATTAAGGTGGAGCGCTCAAAGGCGGTCCATCCGCAGCTGTTTTCAGAATCGCGGTACTACACCCTTCTGAGCCAAGGCCGTGGCGCGGCTTACATGCCAACCATCTTCGGATACTCCTCCGAGTGCGAGTTCAACGTGATGGCGATGGAGCTGATGGGCTTCTCACTGGAAGACCTGCATGAAAAGTGCGGCAACCGCTTTTCGCTCAAGACGACGCTGATGCTGGCGGACCAGATTCTGTGGCTCATCGAGCTCGTGCACTCTCACAGCATTCTGCACCGCGACATCAAGCCCGACAACTTCATCATGGGGCGTGGGAAAAAGGCGCACCACGTGCACATCATCGACTTTGGGCTGGCGAAGAAGTATCGTGACTCGCAGACAAATATGCACATCCCATACAAGGAAGGCAAGAGCCTGACAGGCACGGCCCGCTACTGTAGTATCAACACACACCTCGGCGCTGAGCAGAGTCGCCGTGACGACATGGAGGGCATCGCCTACCTCCTCATCTACTTCCTTCGGGGATCGCTGCCATGGCAGGGCTTGAAGACGGCAACGAAGGAACAGAAGTACGGCTTAATCGCGCACGTGAAGATGAGCACCTCCGTCGAGTCGCTCTGCAAAGGGCTTCCCATCGAGTTCGCATCATTCCTGAATTActcgcgtgcgctgcgcttcgAGGACCGCCCTGACTACGGCTATCTCCGTTCTATGTTTCGCCGACTCTTCGAGCGAGAGGGCTACCAGGAAGACTATGTCTATGATTGGACGGTGCGCAGCATGTATGAGACGCTCACGGCGCGACAGCGCAAGAATGCAGCGAAGCGCGGAAAGAAACAGAAGTAG
- a CDS encoding casein kinase, putative, whose translation MNVELRVGNRYRIGQKIGSGSFGEIFRGTNIQTGDPVAIKLEQVKTRHPQLTYESRFYRILGSGGGAVGIPMMFYHGVEGEFNVMVIELLGPSLEDLFSFCGRRLSLKTTLMLADQMISRIEFVHSKSVLHRDIKPDNFLMGTGKKGHHVYIIDFGLAKKYRDPRTHAHIPYKEGKSLTGTARYCSINTHMGVEQGRRDDMEGIGYILMYFLRGSLPWQGLKAHTKQEKYNRISERKQTTPVELLCKGFPSEFAAYMNYVRALRFEDKPDYSYLKRMFRDLFVREGYHVDYVFDWTLKRIHESLQEQQSFPGGSNGGGAAGNGSPVNQSPAQGGNGGAPNSANNQESGAQEQQ comes from the coding sequence ATGAACGTGGAACTGCGCGTCGGCAACCGCTACCGGATCGGTCAGAAGATCGGCTCCGGCTCCTTCGGTGAGATCTTCCGCGGCACGAACATTCAGACGGGAGACCCAGTCGCCATCAAGCTCGAGCAGGTGAAGACGCGCCACCCGCAGCTCACGTATGAGTCGCGCTTCTATCGCAttctcggcagcggcggcggcgccgtcggcatcCCCATGATGTTCTACCACGGCGTCGAGGGTGAGTTCAACGTGATGGTGATTGAGCTGCTCGGCCCCTCGCTGGAAGacctcttttccttttgcgGTCGCCGCCTTTCGCTGAAGACGACGCTGATGCTGGCGGACCAGATGATCAGCCGCATCGAGTTTGTGCATAGCAAGAGCGTTCTGCACCGCGACATCAAGCCCGACAATTTCCTCATGGGCACCGGAAAGAAGGGCCACCACGTGTACATCATCGACTTTGGGCTGGCGAAGAAGTATCGTGAcccccgcacgcacgcccacatCCCATACAAGGAAGGCAAGAGCCTGACAGGCACGGCCCGCTACTGTAGTATCAACACACACATGGGCGTGGAGCAGGGCCGCCGTGACGACATGGAGGGCATCGGCTACATCCTCATGTACTTCCTTCGGGGATCGCTGCCATGGCAGGGCTTGAAGGCGCACACGAAGCAGGAGAAGTACAACCGCATTTCCGAGCGAAAGCAGACGACGCCGGTGGAACTCCTGTGCAAGGGCTTCCCCAGCGAGTTCGCCGCCTACATGAActacgtgcgtgcgctgcgcttcgAGGACAAGCCTGACTACTCGTACCTGAAACGCATGTTCCGCGACCTCTTTGTGCGCGAGGGCTACCACGTCGACTACGTCTTCGACTGGACGCTGAAGCGCATTCACGAGAGtctgcaggagcagcagtcGTTCccgggcggcagcaacggtggtggcgctgcaggcaaCGGCTCCCCGGTGAACCAAAGCCCCGCACAGGGCGGCAACGGTGGTGCTCCGAACAGCGCTAACAACCAGGAATCGGGTGCGCAAGAACAGCAG